One Pseudomonas syringae CC1557 genomic window, AAAGAGCTGTTCAAGGAACTGCTGTCCGGCAACCAGCCAGACCTGAAGCTGATGTCACGCAAGGCGATCAACCTGCTGGAAAGCTTCACGATCCTCAATGCTCTTGAACAGATGCGCAAGGAGTCGACCCACATTGCATTCGTGGTCAACGAGTTCGGTGATTTCATCGGCGTCCTGAGCATGACCGACATTCTGGAATCCATCGCCGGTCAGTTGCCGGACGCCAGTGAAGTCGAAGGCCCGGACATCGTCGTGCAGGGTGATGAATTCGTGGTGTCGGGTGCCTTGAACCTGAGCCTGATTCGCGAGCGTACCGGCTTTCAGGCCAAGGCCACCGAGGATTACCAGACCCTGGCCGGCCTGGTCATGAGCCTGCTCGACCGCCTGCCGTCAAAAGGGGACAGCCTGAGCTGGCAGGGCTGGAACCTGAAAGTGGTCGGTGTGGAAGAGCGACGTGTGACACGGGTAGTGCTGCAAAAGCCGCCCGACAACGGTGCTGGCAAATAAGCGCCGAGCTATAAAAAACGGGGCCTTCTCCAGTGAGCAGGCCCCGTTTTCATGTGTGCGCCACACTCATTTTCGACGCGGGCGCGACACCACTGATTCGATATTCTTGCGCCCGATCAGCCTGGCTTGAGCAGGTTCTGCAGCCACTGGCGGCGCTTCAGCCAGCCACTTGAACATCACCAGACAATCCACCAGCCCCAACCGTGCATGACGGTAAGCCTTCGGCAAACGCCCGACCGTTTCAAAACCCAGCTTGGCCCACAGTGCAACCGCTACCTCGTTGCTGGCGACCACCGAATTGAACTGCATCGCCAGAAACCCACTGTCCCGCGCCAGTTGCTGCGAATGCTCACACATCAGCCGCGCTACACCACGACCCCGCGCTGCGTCCGTCACCATATAGCCGCAATTGCAGACGTGATCACCCGGTCCTGCCGCATTGGCCTTGAGGTAATAGCTGCCCAGTAACTGGCCGTCTTCTTCGGCAATCAGGGTGTGCAGCGGTAGCGTCATCCACAGATTGCGCGCTTGCTCCTGAGTGAGCGCAGGATCGTAAGCGTAGGTTTCCTGAGCGACAACGACAGCCTGAAAGGTGGGCCAGAAGCGCTCGAAGTCTTCCGGGGTCATGGGGCGGATCTGGATCATGAGTGGCCTGGGTGAAAGTGGGCTTGAATTGAGGGGCTGTACGTTATCTTGGGTGCGCTACCACTTCCAGGCTTTTTCGGTGAACTCAGCAGTGGAGGGGAGCACGCTGTGAAGGAAATTCAGGTACTTGTTGAACAGTGCCTCGTGCTGGAAGCGGGCCTCGAAGCCGAGTGTGACGTCAGTGCGGTGAGTGACGATCATCAGGCGTTTGCGGTCGACGGTGACGAAGTTGTACTCGCCCCATGGCAGGCTTTGTTCGTGGTGGATGGGGTTTTCCCAGTTAAGTAGCTTGATGGCTGCGATAAAGGCCATGGCGACAGGGCCGACGAGGAAGAGCAGTGAGCCGGTTAGGATGGCTACCATGACGAATAACAGAATGACGGCTATCGCGATGCATTTGAAAAAGGAGGAGGCGAAGTTGGGGTAGTGGAGGTAGTACTCAAGGTGGGCTCTGTCGGTTTTGATGGTGTAGTTGTAGATGGTTTTTTGGCGCACGCCTAGAGCTATGATATAGATGGCGGCGCCTGCGAAGGTATACACCAGATAAAGTGCATCAGAGGGAGTCTCCAGATAGACATCCCGGCCGAGCCATATGCAGAAGCTCATGGGCAGTGCGCATATAAATATCGTACCTAGCTGGGTCCAAAATATTTCATTGGGGGATCTTGCCATGGTTTTTATTGACCAGTTAAAAATATCATTGCCCGCTAGGCTCGGACTGATTGTTTCAGTATTATCTGAATCATCATTGATGTTGTGTGTGGTTTTTTGCAAGTTAGGCGCTGTCGTTTTTTCAGTCATCAATGTTATTCCGCTATTTCAAGGGCCAACGTGCTGGCTCGGTTGGATGCTTTTATCTCCAGTTCGGTGTGCGCCAGCCCGTCGGCTGCTGTATCACCCTTGCTATTAAGCTCCAGTTGAAACAGATAGCCTACATCCTGTTGTCCAGGCTCTATCAGGCTGTCGGGATACCATATCTGTAGTTCCAGATACGTTGCGTCTTTCCCAAGAGGTACCCAGGTTTCCCATACAATGTCTTCACCTTCAGGAGGCATAAGCGGAAATGTGAAATCTTCTTGGGCTTGGCGAGCTGGCTTATTGACAAGATTTTTGAATTGATCAACCTTCTTGAACTGTCCTCTGTCGAGAAAGGGGTCGAGTATCGGGTCATCAATTTTGGCTACAGGCAGTACGCCCAGTGGACGTTCACTACTGATGATATTAAAATGTACGGATTGTCCGCGCACTGCGCTTGGCAGAAGAATTTGCACGCCAGCACCGTATTGCACCGGAGCACTATAGGGGGTATCTCTACCAAAATAATGATCTTCGTCGCGTGTGGTGCTTTTAACATGAACCTGAGGGCTCAGCTGTATTGTGAGCAGAGCAAGTTTTTCTTCAAGTTGACCACCTGCATCTGCTGGGTAACGATAATTGATTGATTTGGACCAGCTGCATCTCTGCAGCCACCATCCAACGCTATCTTGCTTGAAGTAATTTAACGCCATGGAGGTCAATAGATAAATCACACCTGTTAGCAGAATTGCTACGCTAAACCACGGGCTCATTGCAACCAATGTATATGAACTTGCGGGAAGAAATCCTGCGGCGACCTGGAATGTGCTGCCCGCCGCCATAAGTCCTACTGAGCCAAATTTTATACGTGTTGCAGTTGCCTCTTCAGTTGTTTTTGTTTTAGTCAGGTCATCATAGATGTCTATTAGCTCCAACATGGCCGCCGCTATCCCAAACGCCCCCATCGCCACCATCGAAACCCGGAACCCGCTTATCGCTTCCCCCCACTCGAGATTACCCCTTGCCTTCCAGTACCCCGAGGACCTGTCCAGAATTCCGACATTTCTGCCATCAATCAATACCGGCGTCGCATCCTTGATCACGCGCCAGGGCGCCTCGACAAACACCGCCATCAACAGGTTAAAGCTATACCCCAACCCATAGGTAACCTTGCCAATGTCCTTCAGACTGAAATCCCCATCTTTCGTCAGGTCCCGATAGGTGAGGGCGGTATTGATGAAGTTGACCATGATCACGCCCCAGGTGATCGAGCCCGCGATACCGCCCAGCTTGTCGATCCAGCGTTTGGCGTGGGCGAGCCAGTCCTTGGTAATGGCTTTGCCGGTCTGGAAGTACTGGCGAATTTCGTCCTGCAACTGCTTCGCATATTCTTTGTTCTGAAAGTCGAGCAGGGCGGGCATGCTCAGTTCATGCAGACGAAGTCTTTCCCTCAGGGCATTCAGGTGGTTGGCGGTGCTTTTGCGGGTGTTGTAGGCGGTCGGGTAGAGCCAGCTGCGGCGAGTGTCGCTGATCTGTTTGTTAAGCACCTGCCACTCACGTATCCACTGTTTGAGCCTGGTGAAGACCTGTGGATTGATCGCGATACGTGTCGGCGAATCAAGCAGGACCTGACCGATCAACAGCGTGCGAATCAGGGCAACGATGTTCTGCTTTTTGCCAATTGCGTGGCGGCTGTCGATAGGCACCCACGCCAGCAGGATACTTTCAAGTGTCGCCTTGCCTGCGCCGCTGGCCAGTTCGCCGAGTGCTTTGAAGGTGTCTTGAACCGGTTGCTTCAGTGCCTTCATCCACGGTTTGTCGGCAAAGCCCTGATGATTGAGGGCGCCATTGAGCTCGCCGATGCGCGTGGCCAGGTTAGTCACGTCGCCGAGGCCGTTGAGCAGTGCATTGGCTTCCTGATGCAGGGCGTCTTTAAGCGCGGGCGAGAAGCCATAGCGCAAGGTGCCAAACAGGCTGCTGGTGTTGGCTTCCTGTTCGGCAAGCCAGGCGCTGGCTGCGTTGTCCTGCGCGTAGATGATCTGCAGATTGAGCAGGATCATTTGCAGGTACAGCAGGGTGTTCGGGTGAGTGGTGTCGATGAACAGCTTGAGTGGTTCTGTGCCCAGGTATGTCGACCACTGGCGGAAATCGCTTTGTGTGTCACGCACCTGTTGCAGCAGTGTGTCGCCGGCCGGCAGATGATGCAGGAGGTACTGACGCGCACCTGTCAGATCGACTTCGCGCCGCCATTTATGGCGATCCTTCCAGACTTGCGCGTCCTGTTCGGAAGGTGCGCTACCATAACGCGCTTCAATGGATTTGCGCATGTCTAAACTTTTGAACATGTCCGGCAGCACCAGAAAGTCTCCGGGCACCGAGCTGCTGTTGATCTGCGCCTCTTCAATGATGCATTGATCAAACCAGGCCTCGACGTCGCTCAGGTACTGGTGCGTTCCAGCCGCATCACCGCGTACCGATGCGGGCAGTTTCTCCGGTTCGCTTTCAGCGCCACACAGCGTGGTAACGGTCTGGGCGATCTGAATCTTGTGTTCGTGTTCGGCTTGCCAGTTGCGGCATGCCGCCTGATCGGCGGCCAGTTGCATGCCCAGGTCATTGAAAACGGCCAACGGGTCGTCAAGGGCGATGAGCAGCGAGCTGTCCTTGTCGTCCACGCTGCCCAGCCAGAAAACGTCAGCGCCGACAGGCGAAAACAACGATGTGGCCTCGTCGCCGGATGGCGAACGGGCAGTGGGAATCGCCGAATCTGCAAAACGGCCGTCGTCAATAACGTTGCCTTTGTCGACATCCGCCACGGCCTCTGCGATGTGGTTTAGCGGCAGGGTGTCCGGCTCGGCCATGGTGATGCAGTAGCGGGGCAGGTCCAGCGCTTTCATCCATAACGCGCGACTCGGCGGGTTGGAGCGCATGTGCTCGCATATACGCCATGTCCACTGGAGCGGCGAAAACGCGATGTGCAGCCGGTTGCTGCGCGGGTAGAGCAGGAACGGTTTGCCGTCAGTGCCACCGCTTCGCTGATCGCTGCCCACCTGCGCGTCGCTCCAGACGATTTTGCTCAGATGGCCGTCAGCGGCAGACACTGCGTATTCATGCAGCGTTCCGGCTGTTTCGTCGAAGACGTAAACGTAGCCGTCGTACAGTTGGCGCAAGGTGTAACTGCGCGTTTTCAACGTCGGCAGGCTGGCCCATTTACCGTCTTTGGGCAGCGGTTTCAATTGTTTGGGATCAGCATCATAGCGCGAGCGATCCAGCGCATAGCGCACCGGCACGATAGCGATGCTCGGCCCCTTGAAGGGGCACAGGCTGGTCGCCGTAGCCGGAGTCTTGTCGAAGCATGCTGCACGTCGTTGTTGGCGCGTGCCGTTTTTATCGGTCATGCCGGGTGCCCTTGTCTTCATGAAGTTTCTGGCGGTATTCATCGAGCGAGTTGACGCGCAGCTCTGGTGGCATGTGTTGAAGTTGGGGGGGCAGGGTCTGCCATAACTGATAGGGGCTTTGTGGGTCACTCACAAAATTCAGCCCCCACGCGTGGCAGATATCTGCCCATGTCGCTAACGCGTACTCGCTGACCAGTCCACACTCAGAGCCGCTGTCCACAGCTCGCTTCAGCCATATGGCTATCTGATCTTCGGTCAGGTTCGCAAAAGCCTGCGGATCCTGCTCTTTCAGCCAGTTATGAATACGGTCTTCAAAGAGCCATCGATAGCATTCTTTCAGGGCAAGTAACTGTGGCTCGCCCAGCAGAGCGAAATGTTCTTGCCAGCGTTTTTTCGGATGCTGGTTAACAAATGTTGCAGGTAGTGAAGAGGGGTTGTGCTGCCAGGCATGCCTCGGAAGCTGCACCCAAAGCTGATTGATAGGCCCCAATATCTGGCTTATATGCTCGTTGTCGTAAGTGGATAACCAGTAGTGCATCACCAGCGGATCCGCAAAGCGCAGGAGGCTTGAATTGCCGAGGTAGTCGAATGGGCATAGAAACCGGCACAGGTGCTCGGCTACATTTTTCAGGGAGGCATTGCTGGAAAATATACTCGCGTCAGTTCGTAACGTGGTTGGCTCAAGCCATTCGCGAATCAGCGAAGATTCTGGTGGAACCCTCACCAGCACAGGGCCCTGATTCATGACCGCTGACCAACGCGTTCCCAGATACAGCGGCATGATCTCCATAGGCTCGGCACACTGATACAACTGCTTGATTGCATCAGGCCGCAACACTCCGTCAATCAGCAGGTAGTTGGCCTGATTCATGACGTGGCTTCCGCGGCTGCTCGCTCGCATTGCTCGCAAAACGGAGTGCGCTTTATTGTCCGTGCTTGTGCGGGAGTCAGCAGCTCCCCGGCTTTTGCTGCATCGGCATGCTTTACCAGGCCTGGCAGCAACGGTGCGACACCCGAACCATTACCAGCGATGCCACCCGAGTTGAGCTTCACCTGTGGGCCCATGATCGTTACACCACCGGCGTCCAGCTTAATGAAGGAGCCAGCGACTTTGAGGGTGATCTCCAATCCTGCTTCGATTACCAGTTTGCTTCCGGCTTTTATGTGAATCTCTCTTCCGGCCTCCGCCAGCAATCTATCGCCCACGTTGATGTGTTGTGTTCCGGCCACCGTCAGATGGTCATTCATTTTGAGCTCAGTCAGCCGGTCGCCATCAACGGTCCGATGCTCCTCTGCCTTGAACTCGCTGTAGCTATTGGCTTCAACCCGGTCATAGCGCTCATGACCGACGTTGATTGTCTGATCGTGCCTGATGTGTTGCTCCCAGTCGCGCTGGGCATGAAGGTAGATCTGTTCCTGGCCGGTCCGGTCCTCTATGCGCAGTTCGTTCGAGCCTTCGCCGCCAGGGCTACTCAAGGTTTTGAACACACTGCGGGTCTGATGCGCGGGCAAATCGTAGGGCGGGACATGCTCGGCGTGGTACAGGCAGCCGCTGATCAGCGGCCGGTCGGGGTCGCCCTCAAGAAAGGTCACCAGCACTTCCATGCCGACTCGCGGGATGACCATGCCGCCGTAACGATGGCCGGCCCAGCTGGACGAAACCCGCAGCCAGCAACTGCTGCGGTCATCGCCCTGGCCTTCGCGATCCCAATGAAACTGCACCTTGACCCTGCCGTGCTTGTCGCAGTGGATTTCCTGATCTTTCGGGCCGGTGACCACGGCGGTCTGGCTGCCGAAAATCCTCGGCTTGGGGTGACGCAGGGAAGGGCGGTACAGCGTCTTCCATGGCGTGGCCAGAAACGTATTGCGATAGCCCTGATGAAAGTCGTCATCGCCCTTGCCAATAGATGATGATTCCTCCAGCACCTGCGGCTGACGGCCTTCGTGGCGCACTTCGGTCAGTAGCCAGAGGTCGTTCCAGTCCTGGTTGGGATGTTCGCTCAGCTGTAGAAAATGACCGCTGACCAGTCGGGGCTGATTACTGTGTCCCTCGCCGAGCCGGTAATCGTGGCGGTGCCGTTCAAGCGCACGTATGGCCAAATGTGCACCCCGATCACGATGGCTGAAGCCGCTGGGGTAATCGTAGTGCTCAAGGTCTGGGTGGTCCTCATCCTGTGCCGAGCCCTCCATGGTCAGGAATGGTTTTTCAAAATGGTAATCGCGCCGGGTAGCGCTACTGGAGCGGGTTTCCAGACGCAACTGGAAATGCCTGATCACCGGATCGTCGGCGGCCATGCCGGTGTCTTGCTTGTAGGTCACCGGCCCCAGTTTCGCGAACACCGTCTGGTCATCGCCAAACACCAGCTGATGCGCTGTCGGGCTGTGTTCAAAGTGGTAATGCAGACCTTCCTCTTCACACAGTCGCTGGACGAAGTGCAGATCAGACTCGCCATACTGCACGCAGTATTCTCGCTCCGGGTACGTTGCGCCGAGTTCGAAGCGGTAGGCGTTGGCCAGCAGACGGTGATCTTCCAGCACCTGGGCGATGATCTGCGGCACCGTCTTGTGCTGGAAAATGCGTTGATTGGTGCGGTGACCCAGTCGGGCCAGATGCGGTCGCAACGTGATTGCGTAATGCGTCAGGCGCGCGCCGGAATCGCCTTGTGCTATGCGATCAACCAACCCGTGGACGCCGCTGCCATCGGGGCTGAATTGCAAAAAAGCCGGGTGCCCAAGCAGGCTTTCAAGTTCCAGCGATGCACACTCGCTGACCAGTTCCAGCGTAAAGCAGAAGGGCTGGCTGATGGCTTCGTGGCCGGTGAATGCAAGTACCTGAAAGCCATGATCAGTGCCGTCGGGGCTATCAAGGCTTAGGGTCAGGTGTTTTGAGTGGGCAGACTTCGCCTTCATAGGGGCCTCCTGTTTAGCCGTTCGCTGAGAGTCCCATCGATCCGGGCAGATCGACGGGACAGGAGGATCAAGCCGAAGCGGGCTCTCTCCAATCGTCAGAACCACTGGTCGTGGCTTTGACGTGGGCCCAAGTGATTTTGCGATAGCTGAAATACACGTCCTGCAAGTGTGTGAAGTGCGAGCTATTCGGGTCTTGGCAGTTAGGCATGTAGTCCTCAATCTTGACAATGACTGCATCGGTCAGGGTGGTGGTGTAGTAATGTTCCTGTTTGCCTTGAGCGGAAGTGCGATACCACTTGATTTCCACTTCGCTCATCGTTGCACCAGAGCAAAGTGCTTCTAGAAGTAACGGCGATGTCCGGTCGAAAATCTTGGTGATGCAGACAGGTTTGTGAACACGTTGACCTGTAGGTTGACCAGACTGAGGGTCACACGGAATACCAATCTCGTGCTTGAACGCCTGGACTATTGCTTCGTCCTCATGGCCTGTCTGATAGATGTTTCCTACTGAATCCGGCGTGAAAGCTTTTGCAGTTAGTACTTTTTGATTTGCGTCAGTAATAGTTATGTAAGCAGGTGTTGGCATGTGCGCAGTTCCTGATAGTGATTACCGCTTCGCAAGCGAGAGTGCCTGGAGGGCGAGCGGTTGCTATAACAATATGTGTGCCAACTTTTTATCCGCCCATACCAGGCGGTGGTTTAATCCGTTTGGCCAAAACTATCAGTGCGTCTGGTGTCTGTTTTTCTTAGGAAAGTGAGCGAGTTCTTGCGCAGCTACACAGTTTTACTGCGCACCTTGTCCCAGGCCGATCAGAACGGTGGCGCGTATTGGATTTTGTATAAAATGCTAAAAAGGTGCGCAAAAAATTGCGTGCGATGGGCAGGAAATAATTTGCTGGTTCAGGATGTGATATCTGAATCTACCGGTCAAGAAAAGCAAGAGTATTTCAAGGTGTTTAGTTGGGGGGGTGCGAATAAGTCTTTTGTGTCGTAGGAAATCTCCTAAAAAATATTATTCGTCACTTACATGCTTGTTTGTTGGGCGGAGCAGGGGTAAATTTCATCCCGCTTTCAATCCGATAAAACGATTGACTATTATTTATTAAATAGGGGTGGGCAATGGCTTATAACGAAAAACTGTCCATCCGCTATCTGGAGATCGCTCGACACCCTGTAGCAATGCAGGATTATCCGGGCCAGGACATACGCTTCTCTACGCTCTTTGAATCATTGGAGCAAGCGCTGGGCGGCGCACAGTCAATCCTCGGCTCTTTAAATGTTGACTGGCCCAAAATCAGAGAAGACAGTGAATATATTCTTTTCAGCCAGTCCAAGGATTTGCGCGTTGCCAGTTGGCTCGCGTGGGCGTTGTACGAGTGTGAGTCTTTTGTCGGTCTAGTGGCAGGCTTGGGTTTAATCCATTATCTCTGTGAATGTCACTGGCACATGTTGTATCCAAGAAAGTTGCGAACCCGCTCTGCCGCCGTTGCGTGGCTCGTACTCAGACTCGAAAAAGTGCTGGTGGAAGATGTCTCGATCAACAATCAACTGATTGTGTTTCAGCAGTTGGCCAATCACCTCGATAAGCTGGATGAGTTATTTGAACGTTATCTGGATGACGACGCGCCGTTGCTGCTGCCTTTGCGCAGACGGCTAGCACGCATGATCGAGCGTGCTAGCCAGGTTGAGAAAGAGCCTGTGACGGTAGTGGAACAAGTCAGGCAGGTCGCTGCACAGCTATTTTCCAGCAGTTCTCCTATCAATAATGAGAAGGATGCTCAGCGTGCGTCAAGCTCGCTGGACGAATCCGCGCACAGTCTCTGCAGGTGGTGGCTGAAACAAAAGACCAGCGATACGCGTGCGTTTCGTCTTGGTCGAGTGCTGGTGTGGCTCGCCGTGGACAATGCTCCGGATTGCAACGCGGAAAAAGTAACGCCTCTAAGAGGATTGCCCACAGAGAAACTCTCGCTTTACCTGGAGCGCTTCGAGCAGGGCCTTTACGCAGATCTGATCGTTGATGTTGAGGCCACTTTAGTGTCTTCGCCTTTTTGGTTCGATGGGCAGCGTTTGATCTGGAACTGTCTAAAGGCTTTGGGGGCAACAGCGGCAATGTACGAGGTGGAAGCGCATCTCGCTATGCTGCTGAAACGAATTCCGGAATTGGTTGAGCTGCGCTTTCACGACGGCACACCCTTCGCGAACGCCAAAACACTGGAGTGGATCACAGCTCATGTTTTACCTCCTGTTATAACCGAAACGCACCTACGTGAAGCGGACGGAAAACCTGAGCGTTCAGAATGGGATTCTGTTTATCGCGAACTATTGCCAGGCTTACGGGACGGTGGCTTGAAGTCTGCTGTCCATGTGCTAAGCCAGCGTTTGTACAGTGCACAAGGCGGACGAGATCGATTGTTCTGGAGGCTGTGCCTCGCACGGCTATGTTATCAGGCAAAAGAGTATGTGCTTGCGAAGATCCAGCTTGAGTTTCTGGATCAGCAACTCCAGTCCTCTGGCTTGCAGGCGTGGGAGCCATTGGTTTATCTGGACGTATTACGCTTGTTGTATGACTGCCATGAACGGCTTCCTCAAGATGAAAAATCAGCAAGTCGTAAAGAGGATGTTTATCAAAGACTGTGCCACTGCGATCTTGAAGGGTTGATTGCATAGCATTCTATGTTTGAAGCAGATTGGAGAAAATACAATGGCCAAAGAAGGCTCGGTAGCACCCAAAGAACGGATCAATGTCACATTCAAACCTGCTATTGGAGGGGCGCAGGAAGAAATAGAACTGCCGCTTAAACTACTGGTTTTAGGTGACTTTACGCAAAAAATAGACGAGCGAAAACTGGAAAATCGCAAGGCTATAAGCATCGACAAAAATAATTTTGACGACGTCATGTCCAAGCAAGAACTGACACTTGAGATGAGTGTGCCTAATTGCCTGCAGCCCGAGAGCGGGATTGAAGATCTGACTGTTAGCGTCAAAGTAGGCTCAATGAGAGATTTCAATCCCGCCAGCCTGGTGGAGCAAATTCCTGAACTGAAAAAGCTGATGGAGCTGCGTAATGCGCTGATGGCGCTCAAGGGGCCATTGGGTAATACGCCCGCTTTCCGCAAGGCTATTGAGCGCGTCATAGCCGACACGGACTCGCGCAACACTGTGCTGGACGAGTTGGGTTTGAATGCGGCGGCGCAATAGTGCGTTTGACTTGATTGCAGGGAATTAGAGTATGACCACGAAAGCTTTATCGCAGAGCAATGTTGACGAGTTTCAGTACGGGATTCTTGACCAGATTATTGCAGAAACCAGACTGAGCCCCAGTGATGAGGCCTACGGCATTGCCAAGCGCGGTGTAGCTGCATTTATTGAAGAACTGCTGAAACCACACAACAGCAGCGAACCGGTAAAAAAAGCGCTGGTTGACCGGATGATCACCGAAATTGACGACAAGCTGAGTCGCCAGATGGATGAGATCATCCATCATGCTGACTTTCGCGCGCTGGAGGCGTCTTGGCGCGGGTTGCAGTTGCTCATCGATCGAACTGATTTCCGCGAAAACATCAAGATCGAGTTATTAAGTATTTCCAAGCAAGACCTGCTGGAAGATTTTGAGGATTCACCTGAAGTTGTTCAGTCGGGCCTTTACAAACATGTCTACACCGCTGAGTACGGCCAGTTTGGCGGCAACCCTGTAGGGGCAATCATCGCCGATTATTTTTTCTCCCCAAGCGCTCCCGACGTAAAAACGATGCAATACGTATCAAGCGTTGCCTGTATGGCGCACGCACCCTTCATCGCGGCTGCTGGCCCCAATTTCTTTGGGCTTGAGCAGTTCACCGGATTGCCTGATATCAAGGATCTGAGAGATCACTTCGAAGGTCCCCAGTTCGCAAAGTGGCAAAGCTTCCGCCAGCAGGAAGACGCCCGTTATCTTGCGCTGACGTTGCCGCGCTTTCTCCTCCGCAGTCCCTATGGACCTGAAGAAAATCCGGTAAAGACGTTTGCCTACAAGGAAAACGTGTCCAAAGATCACGAAGATTACCTGTGGGGGAACACGGCCTATGCGTTCGCGACAAAGCTGACAGACAGTTTCGCCAGATTTCGGTGGTGCCCCAACATCATTGGTCCGTTGAATGGAGGTGCTGTCGAAGACCTGCCGTTGCATCATTTCCACAGCATGGGTGAAATCGAAACCAAAATCCCGACTGAGGTACTGATCTCCGACCGCCGCGAGTACGAACTGGCTGATGAAGGGTTCATTGCATTGACTATGCGCAAAGGCAGCGATAATGCCGCTTTCTTTTCCGCCAGTTCTGTCCAAAAGCCCAAGGTTTTTGGCAACAGCCCAGAAGGCAAGATAGCTGAGCTTAATTACAAGCTGGGAACGCAACTGCCTTACATGATGGTTGTTAACCGGCTTGCGCATTACATCAAGGTTTTACAACGCGAACAGATTGGCTCCTGGAAGGAGCGCACGGATCTGGAACTTCAGCTTAACAAGTGGATTCGCCAGTACGTTGCAGACCAGGAGAACCCAAGTGCTGAAGTGCGTGGAAGGCGTCCATTGCGCACAGCGCAGATCATTG contains:
- the tssC gene encoding type VI secretion system contractile sheath large subunit, which encodes MTTKALSQSNVDEFQYGILDQIIAETRLSPSDEAYGIAKRGVAAFIEELLKPHNSSEPVKKALVDRMITEIDDKLSRQMDEIIHHADFRALEASWRGLQLLIDRTDFRENIKIELLSISKQDLLEDFEDSPEVVQSGLYKHVYTAEYGQFGGNPVGAIIADYFFSPSAPDVKTMQYVSSVACMAHAPFIAAAGPNFFGLEQFTGLPDIKDLRDHFEGPQFAKWQSFRQQEDARYLALTLPRFLLRSPYGPEENPVKTFAYKENVSKDHEDYLWGNTAYAFATKLTDSFARFRWCPNIIGPLNGGAVEDLPLHHFHSMGEIETKIPTEVLISDRREYELADEGFIALTMRKGSDNAAFFSASSVQKPKVFGNSPEGKIAELNYKLGTQLPYMMVVNRLAHYIKVLQREQIGSWKERTDLELQLNKWIRQYVADQENPSAEVRGRRPLRTAQIIVSDVEGDPGWYRVSLNVRPHFKYMGADFTLSLVGKMDKD
- the tssA gene encoding type VI secretion system protein TssA, with amino-acid sequence MAYNEKLSIRYLEIARHPVAMQDYPGQDIRFSTLFESLEQALGGAQSILGSLNVDWPKIREDSEYILFSQSKDLRVASWLAWALYECESFVGLVAGLGLIHYLCECHWHMLYPRKLRTRSAAVAWLVLRLEKVLVEDVSINNQLIVFQQLANHLDKLDELFERYLDDDAPLLLPLRRRLARMIERASQVEKEPVTVVEQVRQVAAQLFSSSSPINNEKDAQRASSSLDESAHSLCRWWLKQKTSDTRAFRLGRVLVWLAVDNAPDCNAEKVTPLRGLPTEKLSLYLERFEQGLYADLIVDVEATLVSSPFWFDGQRLIWNCLKALGATAAMYEVEAHLAMLLKRIPELVELRFHDGTPFANAKTLEWITAHVLPPVITETHLREADGKPERSEWDSVYRELLPGLRDGGLKSAVHVLSQRLYSAQGGRDRLFWRLCLARLCYQAKEYVLAKIQLEFLDQQLQSSGLQAWEPLVYLDVLRLLYDCHERLPQDEKSASRKEDVYQRLCHCDLEGLIA
- the tssB gene encoding type VI secretion system contractile sheath small subunit — translated: MAKEGSVAPKERINVTFKPAIGGAQEEIELPLKLLVLGDFTQKIDERKLENRKAISIDKNNFDDVMSKQELTLEMSVPNCLQPESGIEDLTVSVKVGSMRDFNPASLVEQIPELKKLMELRNALMALKGPLGNTPAFRKAIERVIADTDSRNTVLDELGLNAAAQ